TTCTGTGGGCGGGCTGACTAAGGCCTGCCTTTTTACTTGTCTTGAGGCAGAGGAAAAATTACTATTAATGAGTATCAGGGTTTTATTCTTCTTATATCCCCCAACACCGGTAAATATGGCGTTTGCATGCATATGGTAACATTTACAATAAATAGCAATAAGGTTTGGGGTGTTAAAATGCTGTGGAAGGATCATGTGCGTTTAGAGTTGAAAAGTGTTTGGGGGGTAGTGCCATGGCATGGAGTCGCCTGGTGTAAGATAAGGCAATTTGGCTGGCTGCTCTGCCGGGACGGGAGTCTGCAGGCCATTTTTAACGGGCAACAGAAGCCGTTTCTGTCTATATTAGGCTGCGCGGGAACCGGTGAGCTGTCCTTTGCCGGGGGAGTGAGGCCGCAAGGTGCGGCAAGGCTGACGGGAGTGTTGCATTATTTCACCAGGGGGCCCAATGAATAAAATTAGCCCGCGCATATTTTAATATCATCCCACAAAAAATAATAAAAAATTTGGGGGGGATGGTATTGCGCATAATAAAAATAGCGCTGGTGGCCCTGATTTTAACCGGATTGGTGTGGGGTTGCGCCAGAGGACCGCAGCGAAAGCCGGTGGAGCCTGTTCCGGGCGCTCCTGACAGAGAACCCACCATTAGCTTGTATGTCAAGGAGCAAGGTATTAAAAAGAATATTAAGCTGGAAGAATATCTCGCTGGAGTGGTGGCAGCCGAGATGGAACCCAGTTGGCCTAAAAACGCTCTCTCCGCTCAGGCGATATTGGCCCGTACCTTCACCATGGAAAATATTCAGGCCGGGCGGGTAAAGAAACTGCATGGTACTGATGCATCTACCGATGTAGAGGAGTTTCAGGCTTACGATCCATCACGGATAAACGATAAAGTGCGCCAAGCCGTGGCCTCCACCAGGGGGCAGGTAATTACCTATCGCGGCGATTATGTAAAGGGATGGTTCTCGGCCTGTGATGGGGGCATTTCCGCCACGGCACAAGAGGGGCTGGCCTATACAAAGGAGCCCACACCATATATCAAGGCCGGAGCGCGGGATGGTTGCCCGGCGATTACTGTGCCGGAGAATCAGCATTGGCGTGTCGAATTGCCTTTGGAACAAGTGCGGGCAGCGGTGCAAAAAATTAGCGGAACAGACCCGGGCAGTATTAATGCCGTTGACATTGCGGAAAGGGGGCCTTCGGGAAGGGCGACTAAAATAAAGATTGGTTCCGCAACGGTGAGCGGCCCGGATTTGAGACTGGCTTTGGGCAGTGATAAAGTGCGGTCCATGTTAATTTCCAGTGCCCGGGTGCAGGACAACAACCTGGTGCTGGAGGGCAAGGGCTACGGGCACGGTGTAGGATTGTGCCAGTGGGGGGCGAAGAAATTAGCCTCGGAAGGGAAAAGCCCCCAGGAGATCATTAAATTTTACTATCGGGATGTCGACATTCAAAAACTTTGGGATTAGAAGAGTGATTCGTAACGGATCACTCTTTTTTTGCATAATTATGGATTGCAGGCATAGATATAAAACAAGGGTTTACCCGTGCCCACGGAGGTGAAAATAATATGGAGCCTAATACAGGTTTTAGTAACCGGATTGCTCTTACCGACCGCAAACATTTATTGGTGGACGGGGTGGAACATGTAGGTAATTTCAACGAAAAGGAGATTGGCCTGGTTACCAATATGGGTTTCCTTACTTTGCGGGGTGAAGGATTGCATATTACCCAGTTAAACTTGGAACGCGGCAATCTGGTGGTAGAGGGGCGAATCTGCGCTATGGATTTTATAGAGAATAAAAGCGCCGGGAGTTTCCGGGGCAAGGGGATGCTAAACAGGATTTTCAAGTAAAAGAACCCTGGTGTTCAGGCTATTATCTGGAGGTAATTATTTTGGCGGAGCCGGTAACCAGTCAGTTCATGGTTTTCTTATATACCTTGTTAACCGGGGCAATGGCCGGGTTTTTATATGATGTTTACGCTGGTATCGGTCATGTTTTTAAAATTAAAAAAATGGGTACATTGCTGGGTGATGTTTTGTACTGGCTTTGCGCAACCATTCTGGTATATGTCTTATTGCTGCGTTATAATCAGGGTGAAGTGCGTTTTTTTGTGCTTCTTGGTTTGTGTATGGGCGCGGTGTTTTATTTCCGGCTTAGCCGGCGCCGGATGAGGAAGCTTGTTGTTAATACCGTGGAATTTTTGATTTGGTTAATTAAGTGGTTGATGACCATATTATTTTTCCCCGTTCGCATTTTGTGCATTATTTTAATATTTCCCTTTAAAATACTAAAACTGGTATTGGGAAAAACAGGCCGCTTAGCCGTTATAATCTTGAAACGTCTGATGCCCGCGCCTGTAAAATCATTATGTCGCCGCTGGAGAAAATGGTATGCCGGTGTTATCGGCAAGCTAAAACGAAAAAAGTAAGGCTTATTAAAAAGGGGGTGCCGCAAAACTACTTTCTTGGAGTAGTAAGCGATACCCCCTTTCCTAAATTCAGCTAATTATTCCGATAATAATTTGGTATCTTTATAAAAAGCTGCGGCACTATGAACTATTTAGTCCGTTGTGCAACAGCCCCTTTAAATAGCTCTAATATCTTAAAGCGGTATTCAATCTTGGGTTTTAAGCCGGCTTTCGCTGTACTGTCGGCTAATTTTTCAATGCGCTGTTCTTGCGCGGCGGAAGCGGTTGACAGGGTTACGGGCGGGGCTGCCTGTTGTAAATCTACAAAGCACAGTGGCGGATATAGTACACACCACCAGTTGGCGCCATCCCCCGAGCCTATAATTACCCGCACCGCTTCGTAGTGTCCCGGCGGTAAAGTTAACGATGCCATCCGGTTTTCTTCCTGGATGGTATATTTTTTGGCCGGGAAATAATAATCTCCCCGTACTACCTGCACCGGGTAGTCAAAGCCTCGAAGCCGTATCTCTTCCTCGGCAATACTGCGGATAGTTTCTAAATTGGCATCGGCAACCTGCCTGGCTGTCTCAATGCCGGTCGCCTGGCTGAAAACCGGCGCCATTTCACTGACGACACGATCTTTTACCCGGTATTTAAGCGTTTGGTCATAGAAGGTATTACTGTTGGCAATGATGTGCAGTCTGATTAAGCCCGTTGGTTTAGCGCGTTGCTGTTCATAAACATAAAACACTCCGGTGCTTGCTATAAGTAAAAGGATTAAAAAGATGCCGGCTTTTTTGTGCATGTAATCACCTGCTTTTTATTAGTTGATTAGTATTATTGTTTCCATATTTTTATAAAATAAAACGCTTATTAATTAAGAAAAAAATGTTAACAATATAGATAGATAAAGGAGGAGGTCTGAACAAATGATTGGGACTACAACATTAGTGGATTATTTGGTTAAAGCAGGTGACCGGTTGCCTGAAGAGGCTGACCGGGTTCTGGAGGCGCTGGTTAGCGAAGGGAATATGAACAAAGAGGATCTGTCGCTGCTTTCCCGTGTTAAAAGGGCTGTACTTGATCATGTGATTATGCAATTATATGCTCTGGGGTTGGTGGATGTCTCCACGGAGGGTAAAAGTAAAATATGCAGCCTTACCAAATTGGGTGAAGAATATGTCAGCTTGCTGGCAGAGAAAAAAGCCGGTTAAAACAAACCGGCTTTTTTTTACGCAATCAATTCATTGATAGGTGCCGGGTGTAATTGTTGAAAGTTGAAAATCAACTTTCAACAATTACACCCGGCACCACAGTTGTCTTTTTTTTTGAAAAATACTGTTAAGCAAGCAGGGAATGGCAGTCGGGCATAGAATATTTGTAATGTTGATAAGGGGGGGGTGGAAACCGTGGCTGTTAGCGATGTTTCCCGGGGGGAGTCCAAGCAGTACGTCAAACGTCGCAGGAATTTCAATTTCTCCCGCAGCAAACTGCCGATGATTATCATTACCTTGTTAATGTTGTATATTTGTTTTTCCTTGGGTTCCAGGTTCGATCAATTATACGCCATGCAGCGAAACCTTGACGATATGCAGGCGGAGATTAAAGATTTAAGGGAAAAAAACGTCGGATTATATGAACAAGTAAAGATGCTGCAGTCAAATGACTATATTGAACAGGTAGCCAGGGAAAAGTTGGGCCTTGTTAAGGAAGGTGAGGCCAGAATAGTGCCTGCTCCGTCCGGTGCGGGAGAGGCTCAAGAAACACCACCGGTTTCCGAGATAAAGGATTAATTAACGCTTGACATGCTATGAGGCTTTGATATAATTAATAAAGCCATTCGGTAATGGGAGGATATATTTGCGGTTATGCCAGTGCAAGCAGGAAGAATTGTCGAAGGGAAAGTAACTGGGATTACAAATTTTGGTGCCTTTATTGAATTGCCGGATGGAGAGGTCGGTTTGGTACATATTTCTGAAATAGCCGAGGAATATGTCAAGGACATTAATGATTTTCTGAAAGTAAATGATCCGGTTAAGGTTAAGGTTATTTCCGTAGATCCCAAGGGCAAGATCGGCTTATCTATCAAACAAACGGTGGAGACGGTTAAGCGCAGGCCGGCACCTCGTAAAAAGTTTGAGGTTTCATTTGAAGAAAAACTGAACCGCTTTTTGAAGGATAGTGAAGAAAGGCAGCAGGGTTTGCGACGAAATGCTGATGCCAAACGCGGTGGTCGCGGTAATCGGAGGTCATAAAAAGCATTTCCTAACGGAGGTGTTTTTTTTATCTCATTTACCGGCAAGGCGTAGCCGGCAGACTTGCTTTAATAAGGCAGGTGCTTAACTTATGAAGATTGCGGCCGTTGATATAGGCACAAACTCCACCAGATTAATGGTGGCCGAACTATCCCCGGAGGGTAAGGTGCGTCCTGTGTTAACGGATTTGAAGACCACCCGCCTTGGGCAGGGTATCCGGCAAGGGCGGCTGATGCAGGCCGCGATGAATAGGACGCTGGACGTAATTGCAGCGTTTGTAGACCGGGCTGAACGGGCCGGTGCGAGCAATATTGTGCTGGCTGCCACCAGCGCGGTGCGGGACGCCGGCAACCGGGAAGACTTTGCGGCTGCGGTGCGTTCCGTTACCGGACGGGAATTGTGGGTGCTTTCCGGTCCCATGGAGGCCCGATTGAGCTATCTGGGCGTGACAGAGGCGCTGGGTGATGTCCGGGATGCGCTGGTTATTGACATCGGAGGCGGCAGTACGGAATTTATCTGGCGCTGTGCCGGACAGACCAGGTTTGTCAGTATAAACGCGGGGGCTGTCCGGATGACCGAAGGCGGTTACGGCAGCGGGCAGATCCAACGCGCTATCGGTGATACGTTATCAATTATCCGATTGGATAAGCCGGGCGAGGTAATCGGGGTGGGAGGAACGGTAACTAGTTTGGCTGCTATGGCTCAGAAGATGCGCCGGTACGACCCGGAAAAAATCCACGGCTTTCGCTTGGCTGCAGCCAATGTCGATGATTTGTACCGCTTGTTGAGCGGCTTAACCGTTGAAGAAAGAAAACAATTGCCGGGCTTGCAGCCCCGGCGGGCCGATATCATACCGGCCGGTGCCCGCATATTAAGCGCTGTTTTGCATGGCTTGGGCCGGGAAAGTGTATTGGTAAGTGAAGCGGATCTGCTCCAAGGTTTAATACTGGAGAATGATAGTGTAACGCGAAGAATGTCACAATAAAATTGGGACAAAATACCAACCAAGTGCTTCAGTGTCCACCCATTTGTAATATAATGGAATTATCATTATGCGCAAAGGGGTGGATTTGTTGTTTGGGAAGGCGGAAGTTAACTCGTATCAACAAGGTCAGTCAAAAGAGGAACGGTGTAAGGATGAACATTATACCGCCGGGAGCTCCGCAAGCCGCCGGCTAAATATTTTTACCGGATTGCGGGTGAGAGATGGGGCCGGCCTGGTTGCTCTGTTTGCGGCCGGTTTTTTGCTGGGCCGGGCTTTTTTGCTGGGTGAACTGCTGCCATTTGGAGCGGCTCTGGTGGCTGCCGGTTTTGTTGTTTACCGGGAATATGCCCTGGCGGCGCTTATTGGGGCGGCTCTGGGGCTATATACTGTCGTATCCGGTTGGGAGCTGGCTGTTCGTATGGTTGGGCTGGCAGCGGTAGGCGCGGCTGCCTTAACTTTGCCGTCGCGTTCCGCGGGACTCCGCCTTTGGCTGGGCGGGGCGGTTTTTGCGGTGCTGGTAATTGCCGGTACCGGTTATGTGGCGCTTACCGGGCCAACTACATATGATTATGTCAGGGTACTTTTTGAATCAATATTCAGTGCGCTGCTGGCGGTAACTTATAGGGCGGCCTTCATAAGCTTGGGACGGTACACCGCCAGCCATCGAATTAATGGAGAGCAGGTTTTTTGTTTCATTATTTTACTGCTCAGCATAGTGGCCGCCGCCGGGCAGGTGCGCTGGGGAATGGTCAGCCCGGGTGGAATCCTGGCTGCTTTTACAGTTCTTGTGGCGGGGTATGTCGGGGGTGCCGGTCTGGGGGCCGCTGCCGGGGCTGTTATAGGGGTAGTTCCGGGTTTGGTGTTTGCTGTTTCGCCGGTAGCGCTGGGGGCGTTTGCCTTTGCGGGTTTTTTGGGCGGCTTGTGCCGGGGCATGAGACGAGTAGGGGTTGTAGCCGGTTTTTTAC
This genomic interval from Desulfoscipio sp. XC116 contains the following:
- a CDS encoding stage II sporulation protein R, with translation MHKKAGIFLILLLIASTGVFYVYEQQRAKPTGLIRLHIIANSNTFYDQTLKYRVKDRVVSEMAPVFSQATGIETARQVADANLETIRSIAEEEIRLRGFDYPVQVVRGDYYFPAKKYTIQEENRMASLTLPPGHYEAVRVIIGSGDGANWWCVLYPPLCFVDLQQAAPPVTLSTASAAQEQRIEKLADSTAKAGLKPKIEYRFKILELFKGAVAQRTK
- the yabP gene encoding sporulation protein YabP, with amino-acid sequence MEPNTGFSNRIALTDRKHLLVDGVEHVGNFNEKEIGLVTNMGFLTLRGEGLHITQLNLERGNLVVEGRICAMDFIENKSAGSFRGKGMLNRIFK
- a CDS encoding transcriptional regulator; the encoded protein is MIGTTTLVDYLVKAGDRLPEEADRVLEALVSEGNMNKEDLSLLSRVKRAVLDHVIMQLYALGLVDVSTEGKSKICSLTKLGEEYVSLLAEKKAG
- a CDS encoding S1 RNA-binding domain-containing protein, giving the protein MPVQAGRIVEGKVTGITNFGAFIELPDGEVGLVHISEIAEEYVKDINDFLKVNDPVKVKVISVDPKGKIGLSIKQTVETVKRRPAPRKKFEVSFEEKLNRFLKDSEERQQGLRRNADAKRGGRGNRRS
- a CDS encoding SpoIID/LytB domain-containing protein; this encodes MRIIKIALVALILTGLVWGCARGPQRKPVEPVPGAPDREPTISLYVKEQGIKKNIKLEEYLAGVVAAEMEPSWPKNALSAQAILARTFTMENIQAGRVKKLHGTDASTDVEEFQAYDPSRINDKVRQAVASTRGQVITYRGDYVKGWFSACDGGISATAQEGLAYTKEPTPYIKAGARDGCPAITVPENQHWRVELPLEQVRAAVQKISGTDPGSINAVDIAERGPSGRATKIKIGSATVSGPDLRLALGSDKVRSMLISSARVQDNNLVLEGKGYGHGVGLCQWGAKKLASEGKSPQEIIKFYYRDVDIQKLWD
- the yabQ gene encoding spore cortex biosynthesis protein YabQ, with protein sequence MAEPVTSQFMVFLYTLLTGAMAGFLYDVYAGIGHVFKIKKMGTLLGDVLYWLCATILVYVLLLRYNQGEVRFFVLLGLCMGAVFYFRLSRRRMRKLVVNTVEFLIWLIKWLMTILFFPVRILCIILIFPFKILKLVLGKTGRLAVIILKRLMPAPVKSLCRRWRKWYAGVIGKLKRKK
- a CDS encoding septum formation initiator family protein yields the protein MAVSDVSRGESKQYVKRRRNFNFSRSKLPMIIITLLMLYICFSLGSRFDQLYAMQRNLDDMQAEIKDLREKNVGLYEQVKMLQSNDYIEQVAREKLGLVKEGEARIVPAPSGAGEAQETPPVSEIKD
- a CDS encoding Ppx/GppA family phosphatase codes for the protein MKIAAVDIGTNSTRLMVAELSPEGKVRPVLTDLKTTRLGQGIRQGRLMQAAMNRTLDVIAAFVDRAERAGASNIVLAATSAVRDAGNREDFAAAVRSVTGRELWVLSGPMEARLSYLGVTEALGDVRDALVIDIGGGSTEFIWRCAGQTRFVSINAGAVRMTEGGYGSGQIQRAIGDTLSIIRLDKPGEVIGVGGTVTSLAAMAQKMRRYDPEKIHGFRLAAANVDDLYRLLSGLTVEERKQLPGLQPRRADIIPAGARILSAVLHGLGRESVLVSEADLLQGLILENDSVTRRMSQ